The following coding sequences lie in one Desmodus rotundus isolate HL8 chromosome 1, HLdesRot8A.1, whole genome shotgun sequence genomic window:
- the ATPSCKMT gene encoding ATP synthase subunit C lysine N-methyltransferase isoform X1 — MEGGGGEPPETLTEESQSGCALPTSLEASSLKKSSWGFLVPGIVGGTLVAVYAVATPFITPALRKICLPFVPATTKQIENVVKMLRSGRGPLVDIGSGDGRIVIAAAKEGFTAVGYELNPWLVWYSRYRAWREGVQHLAKFYISDLWKVTFSQYSNVVIFGVPQMMLQLEKKLELELQDDARVIACRFPFPHWTPDQVTGEGIDTVWAYDMSTFRGSEKRL; from the exons atggaaggaggaggag GTGAACCCCCCGAAACACTTACAGAAGAAAGTCAGTCAGGATGTGCTCTCCCTACAAGTCTTGAAGCCAGCAGTTTGAAGAAGAGCAGCTGGGGCTTCTTAGTCCCTGGGATTGTTGGCGGGACACTGGTGGCTGTGTATGCCGTGGCCACTCCATTTATAACACCGGCCCTCCGAAAAATTTGCTTGCCTTTTGTACCTGCAACTACAAAGCAGATTGAAAATGTTGTGAAAATGCTGCGGAGCGGAAGAGGACCCCTGGTGGACATCGGTAGTGGTGACGGACGGATT GTGATAGCAGCTGCAAAGGAAGGATTCACAGCTGTTGGCTATGAATTAAACCCATGGCTAGTTTGGTACTCCAGATACCGTGCTTGGCGAGAAGGGGTACAGCACTTGGccaaattttatatttcagattTGTGGAAG gtTACTTTTTCGCAGTACTCAAATGTTGTTATTTTTGGGGTGCCTCAGATG ATGCTGCAGTTGGAGAAGAAACTTGAGCTGGAGCTTCAGGATGATGCTAGAGTCATCGCTTGCCGGTTTCCTTTCCCACACTGGACCCCAGACCAGGTCACTGGAGAGGGGATAGACACTGTGTGGGCATATGACATGAGCACTTTTAGAGGGAGTGAAAAGAGGCTGTGA
- the ATPSCKMT gene encoding ATP synthase subunit C lysine N-methyltransferase isoform X2: MEGGGGEPPETLTEESQSGCALPTSLEASSLKKSSWGFLVPGIVGGTLVAVYAVATPFITPALRKICLPFVPATTKQIENVVKMLRSGRGPLVDIGSGDGRIVIAAAKEGFTAVGYELNPWLVWYSRYRAWREGYFFAVLKCCYFWGASDDAAVGEET, encoded by the exons atggaaggaggaggag GTGAACCCCCCGAAACACTTACAGAAGAAAGTCAGTCAGGATGTGCTCTCCCTACAAGTCTTGAAGCCAGCAGTTTGAAGAAGAGCAGCTGGGGCTTCTTAGTCCCTGGGATTGTTGGCGGGACACTGGTGGCTGTGTATGCCGTGGCCACTCCATTTATAACACCGGCCCTCCGAAAAATTTGCTTGCCTTTTGTACCTGCAACTACAAAGCAGATTGAAAATGTTGTGAAAATGCTGCGGAGCGGAAGAGGACCCCTGGTGGACATCGGTAGTGGTGACGGACGGATT GTGATAGCAGCTGCAAAGGAAGGATTCACAGCTGTTGGCTATGAATTAAACCCATGGCTAGTTTGGTACTCCAGATACCGTGCTTGGCGAGA aggtTACTTTTTCGCAGTACTCAAATGTTGTTATTTTTGGGGTGCCTCAGATG ATGCTGCAGTTGGAGAAGAAACTTGA
- the CCT5 gene encoding T-complex protein 1 subunit epsilon has protein sequence MASVGTLAFDEYGRPFLIIKDQDRKTRLMGLEALKSHIMAAKAVANTMRTSLGPNGLDKMMVDKDGDVTVTNDGATILSMMDVDHQIAKLMVELSKSQDDEIGDGTTGVVVLAGALLEEAEQLLDRGIHPIRIADGYEQAARIAISHLDKISDSVLVDVKDTEPLIQTAKTTLGSKVVNSCHRQMAEIAVNAVLTVADMQRRDVDFELIKVEGKVGGRLEDTKLIKGVIVDKDFSHPQMPKQVEDAKIAILTCPFEPPKPKTKHKLDVTSVEDYKALQKYEKEKFEEMIQQIKETGANLAICQWGFDDEANHLLLQNNLPAVRWVGGPEIELIAIATGGRIVPRFSELTAEKLGFAGLVKEISFGTTKDKMLVIEQCKNSRAVTIFIRGGNKMIIEEAKRSLHDALCVIRNLIRDNRVVYGGGAAEISCALSVSQAADKCPTLEQYAMRAFADALEVIPMALAENSGMNPIQTMTEVRARQVKEMNPALGIDCLHKGTNDMKQQHVIETLIGKKQQISLATQMVRMILKIDDIRKPGESEE, from the exons ATGGCGTCCGTCGGGACTCTTGCCTTCGATGAGTATGGGCGCCCTTTCCTCATCATTAAGGATCAGGACCGCAAGACTCGTCTTATGGGATTGGAGGCTCTCAAG tctcACATAATGGCAGCAAAGGCTGTAGCAAATACAATGAGAACATCACTTGGACCAAATG GGCTTGATAAAATGATGGTGGATAAGGATGGCGACGTGACCGTAACCAATGATGGTGCCACCATTTTGAGCATGATGGACGTTGACCATCAGATTGCCAAGCTGATGGTCGAACTGTCCAAATCACAGGACGATGAAATTGGAGACGGAACCACAGGAGTGGTTG TCCTGGCTGGCGCCTTGTTGGAAGAAGCCGAGCAGTTGCTGGACCGCGGCATTCACCCGATCAGGATCGCTGACGGCTACGAGCAAGCCGCCCGCATTGCTATCAGTCACCTGGACAAGATCAGCGATAGTGTCCTTGTTGACGTAAAGGACACTGAGCCCCTGATTCAGACGGCAAAAACCACGCTGGGCTCCAAAGT GGTTAACAGCTGTCACCGGCAAATGGCTGAGATTGCTGTGAACGCTGTCCTCACTGTGGCCGACATGCAACGCAGAGACGTTGACTTCGAGCTCATTAAAGTAGAAGGCAAAGTGGGCGGGAGGTTGGAGGACACTAAACTTATTAAGGGCGTGATTGTGGACAAGGATTTCAGTCACCCACAGATGCCAAAA CAAGTAGAAGATGCTAAGATTGCAATTCTCACGTGTCCATTTGAACCACCGAAACCAAAGACAAAGCATAAGCTGGATGTGACCTCTGTGGAAGACTATAAAGCCCTTCAGAAGTACGAAAAGGAGAAGTTCGAAGAAATGATCCAGCAA ATTAAAGAAACTGGTGCTAACCTAGCTATTTGCCAGTGGGGCTTTGATGATGAAGCAAATCACTTACTTCTTCAGAACAATTTGCCTGCAGTTCGTTGGGTAGGAGGACCTGAAATCGAG TTGATTGCCATCGCGACCGGAGGGCGGATTGTCCCGCGATTCTCAGAGCTCACAGCTGAGAAGCTGGGCTTTGCTGGGCTTGTAAAAGAGATCTCTTTTGGGACAACTAAAGACAAGATGCTGGTCATCGAGCAGTGTAAGAACTCCAGAGCTGTAACCATTTTCATCAGGGGAGGAAATAAGATG ATCATCGAGGAAGCAAAGCGGTCCCTTCACGATGCCTTGTGCGTCATCCGGAACCTCATCCGTGATAACCGTGTGGTGTACGGCGGAGGCGCTGCTGAGATCTCTTGTGCTTTGTCAGTTAGCCAGGCTGCAGATAAG TGCCCGACCTTGGAGCAGTACGCCATGCGAGCATTCGCTGACGCCCTGGAGGTCATCCCCATGGCCCTTGCTGAGAACAGTGGCATGAATCCCATCCAGACGATGACCGAGGTCCGAGCCAGACAAGTGAAGGAGATGAACCCTGCTCTTGGGATCGACTGCTTGCACAAGGGTACAAACG ataTGAAGCAACAACATGTCATAGAAACCTTGATTGGCAAAAAGCAACAGATCTCTCTAGCAACACAGATGGTTAGAATGATTTTGAAGATTGATGATATCCGCAAGCCTGGAGAGTCTGAAGAATAA